From Streptomyces sp. NBC_00683, one genomic window encodes:
- a CDS encoding DUF742 domain-containing protein produces MTPPPASPDPYGALHHASYDGEGDQPLVRPYAMTGGRTRPRYQLAIEALVSTTADPAHLGTLLPEHQRICHLCREVKSVAEVSALLSMPLGVARILVADLAEAGMVAIHQPGNGEAGGAPDVTLLERVLSGLRKL; encoded by the coding sequence ATGACCCCGCCACCCGCCTCACCTGATCCGTACGGCGCACTGCACCACGCGTCGTACGACGGTGAAGGCGACCAGCCGCTGGTCCGTCCGTACGCAATGACCGGCGGCCGGACCCGGCCGCGCTACCAGCTCGCGATAGAGGCGCTGGTCAGCACAACAGCAGACCCCGCTCACCTCGGGACGCTGCTCCCCGAGCACCAGCGGATCTGCCACCTCTGCCGTGAGGTCAAGTCGGTGGCCGAGGTTTCGGCCCTGCTGTCCATGCCGCTGGGCGTGGCCAGGATCCTGGTGGCGGACCTGGCGGAAGCCGGCATGGTGGCCATCCACCAGCCGGGCAATGGAGAGGCCGGCGGCGCGCCGGATGTGACACTGCTCGAAAGGGTGCTCAGTGGACTTCGCAAGCTCTAG
- a CDS encoding GTP-binding protein, whose translation MDFASSSGGTARATTSAKIVVAGGFGVGKTTFVGAVSEINPLRTEAVMTSASAGIDDLTHTGDKTTTTVAMDFGRITLDQDLILYLFGTPGQDRFWFMWDDLVRGAIGAVVLVDTRRLADCFPAVDYFENSGLPFVIALNGFDGHQPYTPEEVREALQIGPDAPIITTDARHRADAKSGLITLVEHALMARLK comes from the coding sequence GTGGACTTCGCAAGCTCTAGCGGCGGGACAGCCCGCGCAACCACCTCGGCGAAAATCGTGGTGGCAGGGGGCTTCGGCGTGGGTAAGACCACGTTTGTCGGTGCCGTTTCGGAGATCAACCCGCTGCGCACCGAAGCCGTGATGACGTCCGCGTCCGCGGGCATCGACGACCTGACCCACACCGGGGACAAGACCACCACCACGGTGGCCATGGACTTCGGCCGCATCACCCTCGACCAGGACCTGATCCTGTACCTCTTCGGTACACCGGGCCAGGACCGCTTCTGGTTCATGTGGGACGACCTGGTCCGCGGCGCCATCGGCGCCGTCGTCCTCGTCGACACCCGCCGTCTCGCCGACTGCTTCCCCGCGGTCGACTACTTCGAGAACAGCGGCCTCCCCTTCGTCATCGCCCTCAACGGCTTCGACGGACACCAGCCCTACACTCCCGAGGAAGTGCGTGAGGCCCTGCAGATCGGCCCCGACGCACCGATCATCACGACGGACGCCCGTCACCGCGCAGATGCAAAGAGCGGTCTGATCACGCTGGTGGAGCACGCTTTGATGGCGCGGCTCAAGTAG